A genomic region of Melanotaenia boesemani isolate fMelBoe1 chromosome 21, fMelBoe1.pri, whole genome shotgun sequence contains the following coding sequences:
- the LOC121632713 gene encoding plexin domain-containing protein 1-like, with protein MGLCAVLLICLSQSELGRVWAQEHKDSQTGTALRTDGDPSSFHRTRRDHQTQNREARNPQAEGGGVDISPLPDNMTRVVEDSQKYYRWQSFGPTDRKTGSLWVDLNNLHRSPVRIHGILSNTHRQAARVALSFDFPFYGHKLRQVIVATGGFIFMGEITHRMLTATQYIAPLMANFDPSFSKNSTVKYLDNGDLFVVQWDKVRLKDREDEGPFTFQAALHSNGSIVFNYREIPVPVVKINSTEHPVKVGLSDAFMAFHPVSQLVDSKRRTIYEYHRVEIDTTMIVSGSAFEFTPLPTCLQHTTCDLCLTSNLTVNCGWCNTLQRCSDGIDRHRQDWLDYNCPEEAKGTCEDYNPVLPVGSMSSFNHSFPGPTPSLAETEEQPITRSSEIVPPNHQGITENTAIIAGVVAALALLVALTLLAVYYINTHPTVAPPFYLMQRRTNNYWPSMKFRNQGCHSSYAEVELGGHEKEGFIEAEQCC; from the exons ATTCACAGACTGGGACTGCTCTACGGACAGATGGGGACCCATCCAGTTTTCACAGAACCAGGAGGGACCACCAAACCCAGAACAGAGAAGCCCGCAACCCACAGGCTGAAGGAGGAGGAGTTGATATCAGTCCCCTGCCGGACAACATGACCCGTGTTGTG GAGGACTCCCAGAAATACTACAGGTGGCAGAGTTTTGGtcccacagacagaaaaactggAAGCTTGTGGGTAGATCTGAACAACTTGCACAGAAGTCCAGTAAGAATCCATGGCATCCTGTCCAATACACACCGACAGGCAGCG AGAGTGGCTCTTTCTTTCGATTTCCCCTTTTATGGACATAAATTAAGACAAGTCATTGTAGCAACAGGAG GTTTTATCTTCATGGGTGAGATTACACATCGAATGCTAACTGCAACGCAGTACATCGCTCCTCTCATGGCCAACTTTGACCCCAGCTTCTCCAAAAACTCAACAGTGAAGTACTTGGACAATG GTGATCTATTTGTAGTGCAGTGGGACAAGGTGCGGCTAAAAGACCGAGAGGATGAAGGACCTTTTACTTTTCAGGCAGCCCTCCACAGTAATGGGAGTATTGTTTTCAACTATAGAGAA ATCCCTGTACCAGTGGTGAAAATTAATTCCACAGAGCATCCAGTCAAAGTGGGTTTGTCTGATGCTTTCATGGCATTCCACCCCGTCTCACAGCTCGTAG ATTCAAAACGACGTACAATCTATGAATATCATCGTGTTGAGATTGACACCACGATGATCGTCAGTGGATCTGCCTTTGAGTTTACGCCTCTGCCCA CTTGTCTTCAGCACACAACCTGTGATCTCTGCCTAACATCCAACTTGACAGTTAACTGTGGCTGGTGCAACACACTCCAACG ATGTTCTGATGGCATCGACCGGCACAGACAAGACTGGCTAGATTACAACTGCCCTGAGGAG GCTAAAGGCACATGTGAGGACTACAACCCAGTGCTTCCTGTGGGATCTATGAGCTCCTTCAACCACTCATTCCCAGGTCCAACACCTTCTCTAGCAGAGACTGAAGAACAGCCAATCACTAGAA GTTCAGAGATAGTTCCTCCGAACCACCAGGGGATAACAGAGAACACAGCCATCATAGCAGGTGTTGTGGCTGCTTTAGCTTTGCTTGTAGCTTTGACTTTACTGGCTGTGTACTACATCAACACCCATCCCACAGTTGCTCCACCATTCTACCTCATGCAg CGACGCACTAATAACTACTGGCCTTCCATGAAGTTCCGCAACCAGGGCTGTCACTCCAGCTACGCTGAAGTTGAGCTCGGGGGTCATGAGAAGGAGGGTTTCATTGAAGCTGAACAGTGCTGCTAA